In Fastidiosipila sp., the genomic window CGCGGCCATACTCCTCCGTGTCCAATACCTGGATCTCCTGAAACCCCGAATGCCGGGAGAAGAGCTGCCGCCTCACACGAAAACTGATCTTCATATCCGCCGAGTGATACTCACTGAACCAAAGCTCCATGGTCAATCCCTCCTATTCAATAACGACTTGCAGGTGCTCGACGGCAGGATCCTCTGTCCCCGTCATCCTGCTGCCCATTTCCCTGGCGTAGCGAATGTATTCAAGTGCTTCCTGCGTCACGCATTCGCCTGGCGCCAGGATGGGGATACCGGGCGGATAGCACATGACCGACTCCGCTGCAATCCGGCCCAGGCTGGTCTCGAAAGGCAGGCTTTCAGACGATGAATAGAAAGCTTCAGCCGGCGTCATGGCAACACAGGGTGTTATGTATTCACTGACCAGGTCGCTTGCCGGCTCACAGCCATGCGTAAAACGGATGTCAGCCAGGGCAGCAATCAGGCGTTCAATCCCAACTGGCCTGTCACCGACAGACAAGATGGCCAGAAAGTTGTGAAGATCGCCAAACTCGATCTGGATGTCGTAGTCGTCGCGAAGCAGGTCGTAGACTTCCACACCCGACAGTCCCATAGCCCTTGTATGAACGGGAAGCTTGCAGGTATCAAAAGCGAAAAAGGCCCGGCCATCGCACTTTTCCGCCCCGAAGGCGTCGAATCCGCCGATTGCATTGATCTCATTTCTTGCGTAATCGGCATAGTCAATGACACGCCGGTAAATCGACCGGCCGCGCAGCGCAAGATTCCGGCGGGTAATATCAAGCGAAGCCAAAAGTAGGTAGGATGCGCTGGTCGTCTGGGTCAGATTGATGATCTGGCCTATGTAGCCGCGCTCGTTTCTCACACCCTGACCCAGCAGCAAAAGGGAGCTTTGTGTCAGCGAGCCGCCTGTTTTGTGCAGGGAAACGGCGCTCATGTCAGCCCCGGCTTCCATGCCTGACAGGGGCAGCTCTTCTGAGAAATAGAAGTGGGTGCCGTGGGCTTCGTCCACCAGGACCCGCATGCCTGAAGCGTGCCCCAGCTCGACCAGGGTCTTGAGATCGGCACACACACCGTAATAGGTCGGGTTGTTGACCAGGATGGCTTTGGCATCCGGATGCGCTCCAATGGCGGACGCGACATCCTCGACGGCCATGCCCAGGGGAATGCCCAGTTTCTGGTTGACCGAGGGGTTGACATAGACCGGAACAGCCCGCGACAAGATCAGGGCATTGATGGCGCTCCGATGGACATTTCGCGGCATGATGATCTTGTCGCCCGGTGAACAGGAGGAAAGGATCATGGCTTGGACCGCCGAGGTGGTTCCGTTGACTAAAAAAAAGCAGCTGTCCGCGCCAAAGGCATCTGCGGCCAATTGCTGTGCGTCCGCAATGACACCGGACGGGTGGATAAGGGAATCCAGCATTTTCATGGCGTTGACATCAACTGACAGGCATTGTTTGCCCAAAAATGCCGTCAACTCTTCGTTGCCCCGCCCCTGCTTGTGACCGGGCACATCAAAAGAAACCATGCGCCGCTTGCGAAATTCGACAAGAGCCTCGTAAAGCGGAGCCTGTTTTTGGTCAAGGGCGTAGCGGCCTCGGATGGGTTTACTCAAAGATGTTGCTCCCGTTATAGATCTCGAGCATCTCGCGCTCCAGGGCGAAACGGATCTCGTCCCGCTCCCCTTCCGTCAGCTGGTCAAGATCAAAGCTGAAGATGTAGTCGTCCAGATCAATGTCGCGGACCATCATCCGGGTATGAAACAAATTGGAGTGATAGACGTTGACGTCCATGGCATTGTAGCGGCTGAGAGTCTCCGGGCCGATGAAGTCCTGGATGGAACGGACGGGATAATCGAGAAAGTACTTCCTGCCGGCGGTGTCCCGGGTGAACCCCCTCACCCGGTAGTCGACCGAGATAATGTCTGAATCGAAGCTGGCGATCAGGTAGTCGAGAGCGGCCAGCGGGGTGACCCGGCCGCAGGTCGATACGTCGATGTCCACCCTGAAAGTGGAGACCGGGCGGCTGGGGTGCGACTCGGGAAAGGTATGGACTGATACATGGCTGGTGTCCAGGTGGGCCGTGATGCTGGCCGGGGGAACTTCCAGGATCCCCCGGTTGTTGGTCGGGTCAATCTCTGTTTCCAGAAGCGGGCCGTCTGCGATCAGGATATTGACCGAGGCGCCTTGGGGTTCATAATCCTGCTTGGACAGATTAAGGATATGGGCCCCGATAATTTCAGTCAGATTGCGCAGAATCCTTGTCAACCGCTCTGAGTTGTATTGCTCGTCAATGTATTCAATGTACTCCGCCTTCTCACGATCCGTGCGGGCGTACGATATATCATAGATATTGAAGCTCAGTGACTTGGTCAGGTTGTTAAACCCGTATAGCTGCAAATTTTTTTCCACTCTTTGCCTCCACAAAACAAGCGAATTTTCGCTTTCTATCTTATCACGGCAAAGGAGAAAAGGGTTAGGCCAGGGCGGCGATAAACTCGTCCATTCCCCGCTTCAGGTATTTCTCTGTCGTCGGATCGAGGCAGTCGCCCTCGGGCGAGAATTTTTCATGGACCCGGCCGATCTGCAGCTGTCTTGTAAACAGGATGGCCTCCACTCCCGGTGCGGCCAGGATCTGGGTCAGATGCATCTGGGCGCGTATGGTCCCGAAACGGCCTGTGCTGCCTCCCAGCATGAAGATCAATTTGCCCTTGATGGCCTGTCTGCTGCGCGATGCCCAGTCAATCAGATTTTTTAAGACACCTGGAACCGAATGGTTGTACTCCGGCGTGATCATGACAATTCCGTCCGCTTCCTGGAAATGACGGCGCATTTCGACGATCTCCGCCGGCGGATCCAATTCGATATCCATGTTATACATGGGGATTGTTTCAAGCGGAAAATGCGTGATTTCGACGGTGTCGCCGTAGTTTTTGTCAAACCAGCGCGCGATGCGCTTGTTGTTGGATTGCTGGCTGATGCTGCCCGTCACGATTAAGATTTTCATGGCTTCTCCTCCTTGCTGGAAACTTGCTGTTCAGTACACACTGTGTGCATATCTTAGTGGGTAAGGAGACAAAAAGCCGTTTCAAAGGTCCCGGTTTAAAAAACCCCGGTCATGGAGCCGGGGTTTCAGGCTGGCGTCCCAGGCAGGAATTGAACCCGCATCCGCAGCTCCGGAGGCTACTGCCTTATCCATTAGGCCACTGGGACGTGCTCCGCCATTTTAGTACAGAAAGGGGGAAACTTCAAGAATTCCGTTCCGCCTCTTCAAAGAGAGAGCGCAGGATACCTGCGGTCAGCCGTGGTTTTTCCGCTGCCCTTGATACCAGAATGAGGGGCCGGTAACCCGCCTTGAATATCAGCGGGTATTCTTCGCGGCTGCAGGTCAGCAGACTGGCAATCAGATCCATGGCGTCCGAAGCACCTTCCGACAAGAGCAACTCCACATCCTTGCCGTCCGTCCGGATACGGGAAAAACCAGCTCTTTCGCCGAAAGCCCGAAGGTAGGAGATATCGAGAAGTGACACCGCCACCCGCGGCGGATCTCCGTAGCGGTCTATCAATTCATCCAGCACATCCCGGTAGTCGTCGATCCCGCGGATGGAGGCAATACGCCGGTAAATCTCCAGCCTTTCCCCGCTCTCACGGACATAGGAAGGGGGCAGGATAGCGTCGGTCGGTAAATCGACCACGGTGGCCGGCTTTTTCTCCGGGGCCGGGCCGCCTTTCTCTTCCATGACCGCCTCTTCCAGCATTTTGGTGTAAAGATCGTATCCGATGGCCTCCATGTGCCCGCTCTGCTCAGCACCAAGCAGGCTTCCCGCCCCGCGCACCTCCAAGTCGCGGAGGGCAATCTGAAAACCCGACCCCAGCTCCGTGAAGTCACGGATGGCAGTCAGCCTCTTTTGCGCGGCCTCGCTCATAACCCGGCCGGGCCGGTAGGTGATCAGGGCGTAGGCCTGCCGTTCGGATCTCCCCACCCGCCCCCGCAGCTGATAAAGCTGCGCCAGGCCGAACCGGTCGGCA contains:
- a CDS encoding NAD(P)H-dependent oxidoreductase, with protein sequence MKILIVTGSISQQSNNKRIARWFDKNYGDTVEITHFPLETIPMYNMDIELDPPAEIVEMRRHFQEADGIVMITPEYNHSVPGVLKNLIDWASRSRQAIKGKLIFMLGGSTGRFGTIRAQMHLTQILAAPGVEAILFTRQLQIGRVHEKFSPEGDCLDPTTEKYLKRGMDEFIAALA
- a CDS encoding aminotransferase class I/II-fold pyridoxal phosphate-dependent enzyme, whose translation is MRGRYALDQKQAPLYEALVEFRKRRMVSFDVPGHKQGRGNEELTAFLGKQCLSVDVNAMKMLDSLIHPSGVIADAQQLAADAFGADSCFFLVNGTTSAVQAMILSSCSPGDKIIMPRNVHRSAINALILSRAVPVYVNPSVNQKLGIPLGMAVEDVASAIGAHPDAKAILVNNPTYYGVCADLKTLVELGHASGMRVLVDEAHGTHFYFSEELPLSGMEAGADMSAVSLHKTGGSLTQSSLLLLGQGVRNERGYIGQIINLTQTTSASYLLLASLDITRRNLALRGRSIYRRVIDYADYARNEINAIGGFDAFGAEKCDGRAFFAFDTCKLPVHTRAMGLSGVEVYDLLRDDYDIQIEFGDLHNFLAILSVGDRPVGIERLIAALADIRFTHGCEPASDLVSEYITPCVAMTPAEAFYSSSESLPFETSLGRIAAESVMCYPPGIPILAPGECVTQEALEYIRYAREMGSRMTGTEDPAVEHLQVVIE
- the speD gene encoding adenosylmethionine decarboxylase, which produces MEKNLQLYGFNNLTKSLSFNIYDISYARTDREKAEYIEYIDEQYNSERLTRILRNLTEIIGAHILNLSKQDYEPQGASVNILIADGPLLETEIDPTNNRGILEVPPASITAHLDTSHVSVHTFPESHPSRPVSTFRVDIDVSTCGRVTPLAALDYLIASFDSDIISVDYRVRGFTRDTAGRKYFLDYPVRSIQDFIGPETLSRYNAMDVNVYHSNLFHTRMMVRDIDLDDYIFSFDLDQLTEGERDEIRFALEREMLEIYNGSNIFE